Proteins co-encoded in one Nitrospira sp. genomic window:
- a CDS encoding phage tail protein: protein MAQFSVNAQRFDPYKNFKFRVKWDGKYVAGVSKVSSLKRTTEVVEHREGGDPSSSRKSPGRTKYEAITLERGVTHDTEFEKWANKVWNYGSGLGMEVSLKDFRKDIIIEMYNEAGQLAIAYKVYRCWASEFQAQPDLDANANAVAIQTIKLENEGWERDYEVTEPTEPSFTEPAA, encoded by the coding sequence ATGGCGCAGTTTAGCGTGAACGCACAGCGGTTCGATCCCTATAAGAACTTCAAGTTTCGAGTCAAATGGGACGGCAAGTACGTTGCCGGGGTCAGCAAGGTGAGTTCATTAAAGCGGACTACCGAGGTGGTCGAGCACCGGGAAGGCGGTGATCCGTCGAGCAGCAGAAAATCTCCGGGTCGTACGAAATACGAGGCGATTACCCTGGAGCGTGGCGTGACACACGATACCGAATTCGAAAAATGGGCGAACAAGGTGTGGAACTATGGCTCAGGGTTGGGCATGGAAGTCTCGCTCAAGGATTTTCGCAAGGATATCATTATCGAGATGTACAACGAGGCAGGGCAGCTTGCGATCGCGTACAAGGTCTATCGCTGCTGGGCCTCCGAATTCCAGGCTCAGCCGGACTTGGATGCCAACGCCAACGCCGTGGCGATCCAGACCATCAAGCTGGAGAACGAAGGATGGGAACGGGATTACGAAGTAACGGAACCAACTGAACCGAGTTTTACAGAGCCGGCAGCATAA